In the Bacillus shivajii genome, one interval contains:
- a CDS encoding GNAT family N-acetyltransferase translates to MRIKEIGKEKAWQVRHIVMWPDRDIDYIKLKEDDKGSHFGLYKNETLISVISLFIHNNEAQFRKFATLQHEQGKGYGSMLLDYVIREAYKQGVKKIWCNAREEKAAFYHKFGLEVTNDKFERGGKSYVIMERIL, encoded by the coding sequence ATACGAATTAAAGAAATAGGTAAAGAAAAAGCATGGCAAGTACGTCATATTGTTATGTGGCCAGATAGAGATATAGACTATATTAAGCTAAAAGAGGACGACAAAGGGAGTCATTTCGGACTTTACAAAAATGAGACGCTCATATCCGTCATCTCACTATTTATTCATAACAATGAAGCACAGTTTCGTAAATTTGCAACGCTACAGCACGAACAGGGAAAAGGATATGGGAGTATGTTGTTGGACTACGTTATAAGAGAAGCATATAAACAAGGTGTGAAGAAAATTTGGTGTAATGCTCGAGAGGAAAAAGCTGCATTCTATCATAAATTTGGTTTAGAAGTAACGAACGATAAATTTGAAAGGGGAGGTAAATCGTACGTTATTATGGAGAGAATCCTATAA
- a CDS encoding GNAT family N-acetyltransferase produces the protein MNKTIRVLHSEDFPYVDAMDTGIEDDYVKRIFDRLTTGNHRLFGVFMDDQLACMAGYTIFANRYAMLGRIRSDINFRGKDLATELSAYIMKEAFKLSNIQWVGANTQKHNKPARRVLEKLDLTNYVQLHGAITSDVSQFETGTEPWREVQSIEEKKSWAEEAFIKRSRIFPYECYYPFPASEALFNEENLEKWSFFENKEQTRVLITKYDQKKHHYLHTVYPWDDFLSQSGLWETVTNEYRKLVEKTDEETYIWKDFTKEEAQLLPEDHPFELPSPWFLYGINKETYNKRSQKIEETQR, from the coding sequence ATGAACAAAACGATTAGAGTACTACATAGTGAAGACTTTCCTTATGTCGATGCCATGGATACAGGGATAGAAGATGATTACGTAAAGCGAATATTTGACAGGTTGACAACGGGGAATCACCGATTGTTCGGTGTCTTTATGGACGATCAACTAGCGTGTATGGCAGGTTACACGATTTTTGCCAATCGTTATGCAATGTTAGGTAGAATTAGAAGTGACATCAATTTTAGAGGAAAGGATCTTGCCACAGAACTTTCTGCATATATAATGAAGGAAGCGTTCAAGCTTAGCAACATTCAATGGGTTGGTGCAAATACGCAAAAACATAATAAACCAGCACGTCGTGTCCTTGAAAAATTAGATTTAACGAACTATGTGCAACTACATGGGGCGATAACGAGTGATGTGTCTCAATTTGAAACTGGAACGGAGCCTTGGAGAGAAGTACAATCAATAGAAGAGAAAAAGTCTTGGGCCGAAGAAGCTTTTATTAAACGCTCGAGAATTTTTCCTTATGAATGTTATTATCCATTCCCAGCTTCTGAAGCGTTATTTAACGAAGAAAATTTAGAGAAATGGTCGTTCTTTGAAAACAAAGAACAAACGAGAGTGCTCATTACAAAGTACGACCAAAAGAAGCATCATTATTTACACACAGTTTATCCGTGGGATGATTTCTTATCTCAAAGCGGATTGTGGGAAACAGTTACAAATGAATATCGTAAACTAGTAGAAAAAACGGATGAAGAGACGTATATATGGAAGGATTTTACGAAGGAAGAAGCACAATTGCTACCTGAGGACCATCCATTTGAACTCCCTTCACCATGGTTTTTATACGGAATAAATAAGGAAACTTATAATAAAAGAAGCCAGAAGATAGAAGAAACTCAAAGATAG
- a CDS encoding YokU family protein: protein MKCKWCESDTAIHSLESAYWELPDGTRAVEITEVPSVKCDDCNMVYIEESLIDEIEDQFMLIETKKLGKTFSYKELMEQPTLLKKNYFKF from the coding sequence ATGAAATGTAAGTGGTGTGAATCTGATACAGCCATTCACTCCTTAGAATCTGCGTATTGGGAGCTACCTGATGGCACGAGAGCGGTAGAAATAACTGAGGTTCCTTCAGTGAAATGTGATGATTGTAATATGGTTTATATTGAAGAATCATTGATCGATGAAATTGAAGATCAGTTTATGCTTATCGAAACGAAAAAATTAGGAAAAACCTTTTCTTACAAAGAACTAATGGAGCAACCAACACTGTTAAAGAAAAACTACTTCAAGTTTTAG